A single Leishmania infantum JPCM5 genome chromosome 14 DNA region contains:
- a CDS encoding putative inositol 5'-phosphatase, with product MQANSAAARPAGSQGRHRCAIAVKNNVQYLFVVVPKPKPPPKVELEPLMFFETLPPTTPPAPDPRQTEDMYMPKRDSLEDAMAIPLEVNGSGQLRRSLALPATEFASLEEAQQQCGPFTSFHEYPALFGCLTIDRVYVLVATAVTAAVPLPFAGVIYNVTGTAWVPFEIPGVAPVRVSPTDRVRLREFQEYAFCKGYYYSDDVNVMLPFPFTKPANCAPPDMACDWSYHLREPFSACSLTAACSVLVRGFAGERVCTLKDGTELHLVLLGRQSNVNPGPRYLSRGLNAANGAGNDHYYEYILWKYYGPDTVTFTRHSILRGTIPVHWTTQMTMSLSEPAMIFNSDKAEVLRGSATYFSHMFQELKDVMLLDTNGQTASNPQVRCINLLRLNPKSGEDVLARHFLDAVRASDVVIKQSFPGGSLDLVHVDWLNLIKEYGIDVATSTFWEASMGFLGTTPTAEDSMMTVGMIHRTGKVDRLITQSRFVRLNCADSLDRTNLGCFFTCLQLSIAMLITQRIPYGSFPDSPPVPRLDASEEVAVEGGYAAAFAPMSGAKQTVPKPFMNTWNEARDPQRIPPLMVRALAELFVNNGDCVAMLYTNSAAMHGNILRAVCGMRLQGHNAVIATQRKFENVFEDRKKLRGIELLLGRNQGDHFPSISPVFLLRPVAYTQWACALVVLGVPDNVTTSEVDAAVRRAWDTRVMPQLAVRQLPPIESRALVFTVTLSAASITREQDDVAQSGQQSSLGGMLPEEAIEDATADNRTPPPRKERLAIIEFNPNLCIVVDVTSLLRQQGFLPLGNNNCVLAPYAYPVLTANDSNRMTGAVKNVGTSLKRGLTSLMRGLN from the coding sequence ATGCAGGCcaacagcgccgctgctcgtccAGCGGGGTCGCAGGGCCGCCACCGGTGCGCCATTGCCGTGAAGAACAACGTGCAATACCTTTTTGTAGTGGTGCCGAAGCCAAAGCCTCCTCCCAAGGTTGAGCTCGAGCCGCTCATGTTCTTTGAAACCCTCCCTCCGACGACGCCACCCGCGCCGGATCCTCGACAGACTGAAGACATGTACATGCCGAAGCGGGACAGTTTAGAGGACGCCATGGCGATACCCCTCGAGGtgaacggcagcggccagtTGCGGCGCTCGCTAGCGTTACCAGCGACGGAGTTCGCTTCTCtggaagaggcgcagcagcagtgcggccCTTTCACGTCTTTTCACGAGTACCCGGCGCTGTTTGGGTGCCTCACGATTGACAGGGTGTACGTGCTCGTCGCCACAGCCGTCACGGCCGCAGTGCCGTTGCCCTTTGCGGGTGTTATCTACAATGTGACGGGGACGGCGTGGGTGCCGTTCGAAATACCTGGagtggcgccggtgcgtgtGAGCCCAACGGACCGGGTACGGCTGCGTGAGTTTCAGGAGTACGCCTTTTGCAAAGGCTACTACTACAGCGACGACGTGAACGTCATGCTGCCCTTTCCGTTCACGAAGCCAGCAAACTGTGCGCCACCGGACATGGCCTGCGACTGGTCCTACCACCTCCGCGAGCCGTTCTCTGCCTGctcgctgacggcggcgtgctCTGTGTTGGTGCGCGGCTTTGCCGGAGAGCGCGTCTGCACGCTCAAGGATGGCACCGAGCTCCACCTGGTCCTGCTGGGAAGGCAAAGCAACGTCAATCCGGGTCCACGGTACCTCAGCCGTGGCCTGAACGCGGCAaacggcgccggcaacgACCACTACTACGAGTACATTCTCTGGAAGTACTACGGCCCCGACACCGTGACCTTCACACGTCACTCAATCCTGCGCGGCACCATCCCGGTGCACTGGACGACGCAGATGACCATGTCGCTCTCCGAGCCGGCGATGATCTTCAACAGCGACAAGGCCGAGGTcctccgcggcagcgcgacgtACTTTTCACACATGTTCCAGGAGCTCAAGGACGTGATGCTGCTCGATACAAACGGCCAAACCGCGTCAAATCCGCAAGTGCGATGTATCAACCTCCTGCGCCTCAACCCGAAAAGTGGCGAAGATGTGCTAGCGCGGCACTTCCTCGATGCCGTCCGGGCATCCGACGTTGTCATCAAGCAATCGTTTCCAGGCGGCAGCCTCGACCTCGTCCACGTCGACTGGCTGAACCTCATCAAGGAGTACGGCATCGATGTTGCCACCTCTACCTTCTGGGAGGCATCAATGGGATTCCTCGGCACCACGCCCACAGCAGAGGACTCGATGATGACGGTGGGTATGATTCACCGTACCGGCAAGGTGGATCGCCTAATCACGCAGTCACGCTTCGTGCGTCTCAACTGCGCCGATTCGCTGGACCGAACGAACCTCGGCTGCTTCTTTACATGCCTGCAGCTCTCCATCGCCATGCTCATCACCCAACGTATTCCTTACGGCAGTTTCCCAGACAGCCCGCCTGTGCCTCGGCTGGATGCTTCTGAGGAGGTCGCCGTGGAGGGCGGGTACGCGGCGGCCTTTGCGCCCATGTCGGGCGCAAAGCAGACGGTGCCGAAGCCTTTTATGAACACGTGGAACGAAGCCCGCGACCCACAGCGCATTCCCCCCCTCATGGTTCGCGCGCTAGCGGAGCTGTTCGTAAACAACGGCGACTGTGTGGCGATGCTGTACACGAATTCGGCCGCCATGCACGGTAACATCCTGCGTGCTGTCTGCGGCATGCGACTGCAAGGGCACAACGCTGTGATTGCAACGCAGCGCAAGTTCGAGAACGTCTTTGAGGACCGGAAAAAGCTGCGCGGCatcgagctgctgctggggcggAACCAGGGCGATCACTTTCCTTCCATTAGCCCAGTATTCCTTCTGCGACCGGTGGCGTACACGCAGTGGGCGTGCGCCCTCGTTGTCCTCGGTGTTCCCGACAACGTCACCACGAGCGAGGtggacgcggcggtgcggcgcgcgtggGACACCCGCGTCATGCCACAGCTTGCCgtgcgccagctgccgcCCATCGAGAGCAGGGCACTGGTCTTCACCGTGACGCTGTCAGCGGCGTCGATCACGCGTGAACAGGACGATGTGGCGCAGTCCGGGCAGCAATCCTCCCTCGGCGGGATGCTGCCGGAGGAGGCAATCGAGGACGCGACGGCGGACAACCGCACACCTCCCCCGCGAAAGGAGCGGCTCGCCATCATCGAGTTCAACCCCAACCTGTGCATCGTTGTAGACGTGACGAGcttgctgcggcagcagggtTTCCTCCCGCTTGGCAACAACAACTGCGTCCTTGCACCGTATGCGTACCCGGTGCTGACGGCCAACGACTCCAACAGGATGACTGGCGCCGTTAAAAACGTTGGTACATCTCTGAAGCGCGGGCTCACCAGCTTGATGCGCGGCCTCAACTGA
- a CDS encoding putative glutathione-S-transferase/glutaredoxin, with product MFGRGTFSRKVLVGTTVAGFVGVGGGYAMYQRRMRDNRSVTAEAFNAMQDATKLDEAFKKLCDHKEHPLIQFYRYTTCPWCGTVKAFLDYNKIPHECVEVEPMFKTELAESLYKKVPQLRFESKAGDRSYLVDSRIIVDTLSEKMGLGGQLKDEDVDKWRTWARSSLVRFVTLEFNRSLPAAWAGYSYIDSCDTIPYANKLFLKVIGAPVMYLVAMMVTKPRLVKAGLMKPDDDPKQRLHDEVNRFTAEALVDPKSKKPRTFHGGRKPDLVDLDTYGVLQSVRNHRIYNEMVTETQIGPWLEAMDRLMGKA from the coding sequence ATGTTCGGCAGAGGGACATTTTCCCGAAAAGTTCTCGTCGGCACGACGGTGGCGGGTTTTGTGGGGGTCGGTGGTGGGTACGCAATGTACCAGCGCCGCATGCGCGACAACCGCAGCGTGACCGCCGAAGCCTTCAATGCAATGCAGGACGCCACCAAGCTAGACGAAGCCTTCAAGAAGCTCTGCGACCACAAAGAGCACCCCCTCATTCAGTTTTACCGGTACACCACCTGTCCGTGGTGTGGCACCGTCAAGGCATTTCTGGACTACAACAAGATCCCGCACGAGTGCGTAGAGGTGGAGCCAATGTTTAAGACGGAGTTGGCGGAGAGCCTGTACAAgaaggtgccgcagctgcggttCGAGTCGAAGGCAGGCGACAGGTCGTACCTGGTCGACTCGCGAATCATTGTGGACACGCTTAGCGAGAAGATGGGTCTTGGTGGCCAGCTAAAGGATGAGGATGTGGACAAGTGGCGCACGTGGGCCCGCAGTTCTCTCGTCCGCTTTGTCACTCTCGAGTTCAACCGCTCCCTCCCCGCGGCGTGGGCCGGCTATTCCTACATCGACAGCTGCGACACAATCCCCTACGCCAACAAGCTCTTTCTCAAGGTGATTGGAGCGCCTGTAATGTACCTGGTTGCCATGATGGTCACCAAGCCGCGCCTTGTGAAGGCCGGCCTCATGAAACCCGACGACGACCCGAAGCAGCGCCTACACGACGAGGTCAACCGGTTCACCGCTGAGGCACTCGTCGACCCCAAGTCCAAGAAGCCGCGAACCTTCCACGGCGGCAGAAAGCCGGACCTGGTCGACCTCGACACATATGGCGTTCTTCAGTCGGTTCGTAACCACCGCATTTACAACGAGATGGTCACTGAGACACAGATCGGCCCATGGCTGGAGGCAATGGACAGACTCATGGGAAAGGCCTAG